The window CTGCGCCGCCGCGACAGCTGCAGGAtgtcctctgccagcagctgcaccgTCGTGTACCTCACATTGTCGAAGTCAAACATGTCCTTCAGATACTGCACGATCTGGTGCTGCAAGAAAAGGAAGGTTACAGTCAGGCCTCCTTCACCTGCTGGTACCAGCCACCAAGAGCACACATCAACAGCTTTATGCCAGCAGACAGGAGTCCCACACAGATGAGGCACAGAAAAACCACCTTACCTTGAAGAAACTGCAGACTTCAGATAGCTGCTGCTTGGGccccaaaaaaccaaaggcAAGAACAGGACTGACATGCTCCGATACGGAGTAGAAATGAGAGATAAAGCCATCTGGTACCTGTCACAGGGAAGGACAGAATTAGTTTGTCTTCATTCTCAGACAGAATTAGCAGCTTATTCCATATCACCCATCAACTTCCCTGCCAGAAAGCTTCAGTATCTGAAATTAAGAGGTATTTGGAACATCTCTTCCTGCAAAACTACATTTATCTTTCAGATCCCTTGAAGAGCTTTTTATCTTCATGTTTCTAAACTGCTATTTCAAGAGGAAaatgaacagaagaaaatgaaaagcaatcaCCAGCCAGCCTTTATAGCCTCTATTTATAATTTGCTGACCAAGCCAGGAAAGGACATGCAAATATCCAAGGCAGAGCTACTGCATGACAGCACCAGTAGAGCTTCCAATTCTCTCATTTCTTTCTGTGCTATCTTAGGAGCCAAACCCTGTCATACCAGCTGGCTGTGGGATCGAGCTGAAAAACTGCCAGAGACCACAGACCCTGTGGCAGAACCAGGGTTGTGAAGTTGTGGCTTCCTGTTCCCCTGCTCCATAAACTCATCTGCTGTGATACTTTAGAAAGTCACAGATTTAAGTGAAACTCATCAAGTAATGGCTAATTAGCATCAGCACTGGGGAGTGGAGCAGTGCCTGAACCTTTCTTTTGCTGCCAGCAAGGAAAGCATAATTCAGGAGCAGTCCCTTGTTGCTTGGGGTCTGTGCCATTCCTACAGTATTGTGAGCAGGGAGCGGGAATTCCAGACAGGCAACGCTGTCCTTTGAATCCTCACATTAAGAAAAAGGGAGAATACACTCAGGCTGATTCAATCAAATactggcagagcactggagcaGTGACTGCAGGACCCCAGGGCTCTAAAGCATCACAAAGAACATGACTCTGTTCAGACTTCTACCACGTAAGATTTCACACTTTGTCAAGATCTATGTGTTCTCTTTTCAGCCTCAAATACATTAGATTCTTTCCCTTTTGATTAATTTTGCTTACCATCAGAAGCCTCCTTTTTGCTTTCAGAACTGACCAGCAAGCAGTTGCTAGAGCCTACAATTAACAGAGAGAGCCCATTAGTTACtcagattatttaaaaaaccccaagtttaCCAACACATTGTCATCAAAACATCAAAGCAGTCACCCTTTTGTGCCAAAACCTctttaaaatgacaaaattaaaGCAAACTGGAAGCAGATTTAGCCACTTCAGATCCATTCCAGAGAAGCCAAAGGGTTTTTGAAGATTGTTAATATGATCTGACATAGTTGCCCAACAGCTCACGATCCCCTGTAAGCAGACAGCTGTTACAAAGTGCCATTTTACTCACAATCTATCAAACTAATCAGTCTTAAAAATACAGCTGGGGGGCAGAACTAAAGGAAAGCTTTGCAATTTGAACTTCAGTGTCTGCTGAGGTACTACCAGAAAATGGCCACATGCTAAAACCCACATATTTTCCCCTACATTTTGGCCCTTTTATTCTCATTCATAAAAATAGGTGCTGTCATCTTTTAACATCTCCATGGCACCACTGATAAAAGCCCCTAGAGCCATAAGTCTGGTTGCCAGCCAGATGCTTGCAAAATAAGGAAAGCTTTCCTGTAAACAAATTCCATGCACAAGCAGGCTGTTGTTTAGAACTTCAGGAAAGCGTGGCAATTATAAAGAGAGAATTCAGCTCAGCTGGGAAAGATGAGGTTATGCCCTTTCCTGGCCTTGGCACTGATCTCACACTCACAGCAGCCCTCCCTGTCTCACACACCGTCTCCTTGAAGCTGTCGGACAGCCAGCGGTTGcgcagcacagccagcactgaggAGGGAGGGTTCTCCAGATCCTCAAAAGCATCCATGAGGATGAAGTCCAGCACAATATCAAAGAAGCTCATGCACACCACCTGTCAGGGAGCAGAACAGTCTGTAAGGGGAACAGGTTTTAAAAAGAGAGACAGACTCTTTTGGTTTGAAGCAAGAAGATGTAACAAGCTGAAGTCAATGTAATCATATTTCAACAGCAGGTCTTTCCTACCTGGGCCATTCCTACATATGCATTGTAATACAATCACAGTGGTTTGGCTTGTAAGGGACTTAAAAACCATCCAgctccaccccctgccatgggcagggacacctttcactaaatcaggttgcttcaagccctatccagcctgcccttgagcactttcagggatgggaatTCCACAACCTATCTGGGCAAGGATTATCTTGcatctcctctgcagctctgtacAGACAATGTTTTTACCAACCCCTCTTCCCTCGAGCTCCTGCTGAGTGGTTGGCCAGGTCTCCTGCTTCAAGGCATAACGCAGCATCTCCTCATAGCTTTCCAGGAAAGCTTTGGGATTCTGGGAgagcagagaaacaaaacagaagttaaACTACTTGGATTTGAGCTGACATCAACATCACAGTAATCACCAGGTGATGAAGTTTTCTTCTTCCAACACACTGGAAAAAATCTGAGTTGGGATGGGGGAACAAGTATCCCTGTGCTCAAGACACAGTTTAGTTGTTACACAAACTTCCTACCTTTTCAGCTTTTGTCATCAGTCCTATCATCATCTGCTTCCCAACCTCCCCAAAAAACAGCTGATTGCTTtcatcctccagcagctcctgcaaagGGAACACAGATGTCTCTTGTGAGCACCTACACACCCTCAAATTCtaagctggggaaaaaacccaaaagggCAGGACACGAAGCAGTGCAATGCTGCACCCACCAGTGTTGTTAACCTTTAATAAGCTGGAACCTAGGAAACAAAACTGCACAGCCATGTGCCATGGAAACCTGGGAGCCTGGAGCCATTCTCACCTGGAATGCCTGCCTGACACAATGCAGCTTTGCCAGGAAATCCTGGTCACTGTAGCAGCCAAGGAGCTCTGTCCTAGAGGGAAACAGGAAGAATTGTGTAAATTCCAGTTCTGATGTTGTTGTTCCTACCACTATGGTCccctaaaaacaaaaaactaaatTCCCAGTCTGTGCATAGGAGAAAGGAACAGTCACATTCCCTTTATCCAGTTTCCTGGCGGAACAGAGCACATCTGCCAGGCTGGTACAGGACTATGCCAGCCTCCCAGAACAGTCACACTTCCTGTCACTGATTTCCTGGGACAATTACTCTTTCTTAACTTGTGGGTCCCTAAAATCTGGGGTTAATTCCCTGGGAAGGCCAAACCAGCAGGAAGGATGCTGCGATTTTATGACCCCAGAGGGTTATTCTGGTTATGGGGCTGCTCAAAGGCAGATGATGTGTTCACAGagccccaggggacaccaggtCCCACAGTTCCAGCTGGCTCTTCACCTCAGCGTCCGGCACGCGACCTTCCCTTCCTTCACCAGCTGCAGAGCTTCTTCGTATGCTGCCACTGGCTTGGAGAGGTGGAATGGCATTTGCTCAAAGGGGAGAGAGTCAAAGAGCTGTAGAGGTAACAAGAGACATGGGAAGAACAAAATGAGCTCATTAAATAATTGCAAACACGCAAGCGAGTGCACACAAGCAAGGTAAGCCTTTTTCAGAGAATCTTCAGCTAGCAGAGTTTGTCAGTGACAATTGTTTCATGCAAAGATATTTCACTCTTCATTAAAATttagccctgacacagctcagtATTCCATAAAATTTACACCACCAAGCCATCTTACATAGATATCAGCACTTTCCCAGCTGTTATGGCATGTTTTCAGTAGTAGATAACAAGACAACATGGAAGTGCTGGTTGGAAAAGCCTGCCCTATCCCCCTCATTAAAACCTTTTCCTAACATCCATCATGAACCTCCCAGTCTGGGGCTGTTGCTCTGTGTTTGATCATCTTCCTCTCCCAAGATATGtttggctctgctgcctttgtgCCTTTCCCTCCAAAGCCACTGGgctgtgacacacaggtgacacttcagtcacctctgctgcagagaagaaggaaTCCTCCGAAGTGGAGCTGTCCTCATCATCCGTCCGCAGCCGCAAGGATCCGTCCGCCAACGGAAGCATCAAAGTCTTCTCTGGAGGAGAGAAAGAAGCCACATGTGTTGGAGTTCATGGACCAACATTCCTCTTAGCTCCTGTGCTCTCTTCCACTCCCACTTTGTCACTCCTCCTTCACTTGGCTTACAGAAAAGACACAAAACCAGGCAGAAAATTGACATTTTACTGCAGCCAGGTGCCCTACCCAGATCCAGCAGCACGCTGTCCGATGGGAGAGAGGAGCCAAACTCTTCCTGGAGGTGGTAGGCTcggtgcaagagggactccaGCTTCTCAGCAAACTCCCTTTTCTGGGAGTCCTCCTGGAACACACAGAAATGTCACCCTTAGTTAGccagctgggcacagacagATTGGACAGCACAAATACGGGAGgaaattttcagtaaaaatgggaTTTGCAGTCTGCAGATtaaatgattaaaaataaaaagagagaggagtCATTAATCCTACAATGCAGCTAATAATGCATAGGGAGGGAAGCTTCTACACAGCCTACTCAAACCCTCTGGCTTTTGAGCTTcacaattttgttttcctgataaaaagggaagaaagaactAAAGAACTTTAACCTGCCACCCagaaaaatagatattttaataaattatacACCACTTAAATCTCCTGCCTTTTGACTTTAGCCTAACTTCAAGGAGAAATCGCATCAGAAAACCTGTGTTGAATATAACAGGATATCCAGAATTGGATAACAGAAAATTTAGATTAAGATGCTGGGCATAAGCAAAGTTTGCTGTAAACAACACAgaaggatgggaaaaaaaaagaaaaagggcatGGGAAAAATAAGGCAAACAAATCTTGCCTTCATGCCCCTATGTTTGCATGAGTATCTCACCCAGAAGACAGAAGCATTAACAAGAAGCACTGAATCTATTTTCATAATGAATCAACCAGTTTTTAGGCAGTTTTAGAAACACTACAGGGCCCTTCAAGGAGAGCCAACAACAACAGAATCCAGATTTGCCTTGGAT is drawn from Haemorhous mexicanus isolate bHaeMex1 chromosome 21, bHaeMex1.pri, whole genome shotgun sequence and contains these coding sequences:
- the MIGA2 gene encoding mitoguardin 2 codes for the protein MAFRRTEGMSIMQALAMTVAEIPVFVYTTFGQSVFSQLRLSPGLRKVLFATALGTVALALAAHQLKRRRRRKKQIAPDKCGFKPGGIAVPILPTRRVSSVKKGYSSRRVQSPGSKSNDTLSGISSIEPSKHSSSSHSLASMVAVNSSSPVPPGMWEAQAMGDVGAIGDSSAESLYVQGMELFEEALQKWEQALSIRQRDSACTSTPVPWDSSKQQESMSENISEEDSQKREFAEKLESLLHRAYHLQEEFGSSLPSDSVLLDLEKTLMLPLADGSLRLRTDDEDSSTSEDSFFSAAELFDSLPFEQMPFHLSKPVAAYEEALQLVKEGKVACRTLRTELLGCYSDQDFLAKLHCVRQAFQELLEDESNQLFFGEVGKQMMIGLMTKAEKNPKAFLESYEEMLRYALKQETWPTTQQELEGRGVVCMSFFDIVLDFILMDAFEDLENPPSSVLAVLRNRWLSDSFKETALATACWSVLKAKRRLLMVPDGFISHFYSVSEHVSPVLAFGFLGPKQQLSEVCSFFKHQIVQYLKDMFDFDNVRYTTVQLLAEDILQLSRRRSEILLGYLGTETAPEMNGVLPAETEPLKEELI